The Bradyrhizobium sp. CCBAU 051011 DNA segment CGCGCGGCCGCCGGCGCCGATTCCGGCCACTACGCAAAGCGCCGGCGCGCGCCGCGTGGCGGCGGTGCAGCGCGCGCTCACGCAATATGGCTACGGCCAGTTGAAGCCGACCGGGGCGGTCGGTGCGGACACCCAGGCCGCGATCTCCAAATTCGAGCGTGACCGCAAGCTCCCGGTGACCGGGCAAATGTCCGATCGGCTGGTGAAGGAACTCACGGCCATGATCGGGCACCCGATCGACTAGCGTCCGCCCGGTCGCTGGCCTATCGTCTGAAACATGCGATTGAAATCAAGCATCTGGGTGGCCGCTTACCTGCGCCGCTGCCAGAATGAGGGAATCTTTGGCGCTGTGCGCAAGCGCGGGGCGGAGGAGGCAGGGGCGGTGTTTATCAAGGTGGCGCTGCTTGACGGCAACGCCATGCTGTATGCGCCCGCGCCGCAGACCGTTTATGACGAGAGCCGGCCGGCCGAGCGGCTGTTTGCGCCGGCTTCGCCGCAGCCGGTGCCGGAGCAATCGGTGGAGGAGCGCCTCGCCAAGGAACTCCGCTTCGATCCCGACGCGTGGATCGTCGAGACCGAGGACCGGGCAGGGCGGCATTTTCTGGATCTGGCGAAGGCCTAAAGCGTGATGATTTTTCTTCGGATCGTCATCCCGCTTTAGCTTTTTGTTTGAGCATGATCTCCGCGCAAACGCGTTCCGCGTTTGTCGCGAGGGAAAACCGCTACCCACTTTTCCGGATCATGCTCTAGCTGTGGGGCCTCAACAGGTTGTTCCCGGTTAGAGCGAGTCTGCTGATGGGTGGCATCGCGCCGATACTGCCATGAGGGCGATGCCAATTGTAGCGGTGAAGCCATCTTGGCAGTTCGGCGGCGCGTTCTCTTGAGGTGTTGTAGGCGCGGGCATAAGCCCACTCGCGCAAGCTGGTCTGAATGAAGCGTTCGGCCTTACCGTTGGTCTTCGGCGTGTATGGCTTGGTGCGAATGTGCTTGAGGCCGAGGCGCTGGCAGGCTTTGCGGAAGGCGCGCGATTTATAGCAAGAACCGTTGTCGGTCATCACCCGCTCGACCCTGACGTCCAGGCTGGCGCAGTAAGCGATCGCAGCTTTGAGGAAGGCCACGGCGCAACCCTGCCGTTCGCTCTTCATGACCTTGCTGAAGGCGATCCGGGAAGCATCGTCGATACAGACGTGGACGTATTCCCAGCCAGGCCCTTCGCCGCGGGCACGCAGGTTGCTCTGA contains these protein-coding regions:
- a CDS encoding DUF1491 family protein, translated to MRLKSSIWVAAYLRRCQNEGIFGAVRKRGAEEAGAVFIKVALLDGNAMLYAPAPQTVYDESRPAERLFAPASPQPVPEQSVEERLAKELRFDPDAWIVETEDRAGRHFLDLAKA
- a CDS encoding IS481 family transposase, whose product is MDTHKNAPLTPKGREAMVRSVVEGGLTKAAAALRFNVTAKTVAKWVKRFREEGVDGLRDRSSRPHSLPGQTLPATCAAVEALRRQRHTGKQIAAELGISPATVSRVLRRLGLNRLRDLEPAEPVRRYEREHPGELIHIDIKKLGKFNQVGHRITGDRTGQSNLRARGEGPGWEYVHVCIDDASRIAFSKVMKSERQGCAVAFLKAAIAYCASLDVRVERVMTDNGSCYKSRAFRKACQRLGLKHIRTKPYTPKTNGKAERFIQTSLREWAYARAYNTSRERAAELPRWLHRYNWHRPHGSIGAMPPISRLALTGNNLLRPHS